One genomic region from Sphingobacterium sp. UGAL515B_05 encodes:
- a CDS encoding right-handed parallel beta-helix repeat-containing protein: MKNVSIIFLKRFFIVIILITYSLSIFSQNSFTYTKPKSSFLIYNKKRDNISYLESKATKVDNYLPNNFDKQGKYDYTKFVQKAIDENEIIIFPNFPILINDTGLILKSNQKLIFQDNSKIMLKSSSKSSYAIILIQDVSNIELYYPQIIGDRQTHLNNVGEWGMGIRITGSKNIKVFNPLIQKCWGDGIYISGSTKLNSSNITITNPVLDYNRRNGITIVSGKDISIRNAVISNTYGKSPMSGIDIEPNNDKADISNISISNYKSINNIISGLQIGISNLQGDFDKSININVNDIYTENSQSGIVVGGLYLKNTAGKISGEIKITNAKIIGSKLPIKLGRNYKNGPIVKFDNVVFNKTSGDIDEIEFKKFKYRATSRENINIK, encoded by the coding sequence ATGAAAAATGTCTCAATAATCTTTTTAAAAAGGTTTTTTATAGTAATTATATTGATAACTTATTCTTTAAGCATTTTTTCTCAAAATTCTTTTACCTATACCAAGCCGAAAAGTTCATTTTTAATATATAATAAGAAACGGGACAATATCTCTTATTTAGAAAGTAAAGCTACTAAAGTGGATAATTACCTTCCAAATAATTTTGATAAGCAAGGTAAGTACGATTATACAAAATTCGTTCAAAAGGCAATAGATGAAAATGAGATTATCATATTCCCTAATTTTCCAATTTTAATAAATGATACGGGATTAATTTTGAAGTCTAATCAAAAGCTTATTTTTCAGGATAATTCTAAAATTATGCTAAAATCATCATCAAAATCGTCTTATGCTATCATCTTGATTCAAGATGTATCAAATATAGAGTTGTATTATCCTCAAATCATTGGGGATCGTCAAACACATTTAAATAATGTTGGAGAATGGGGCATGGGGATTCGAATAACTGGTTCAAAAAATATTAAAGTTTTTAATCCGTTAATTCAGAAATGTTGGGGTGATGGCATTTATATATCTGGTTCTACCAAATTAAATTCTTCTAATATAACTATTACAAATCCGGTTTTGGATTATAATCGGAGAAACGGTATAACAATAGTTTCTGGAAAAGATATTAGTATTCGAAATGCAGTAATAAGTAACACTTATGGTAAGAGTCCTATGTCAGGGATAGATATTGAACCTAACAATGATAAAGCAGATATTAGTAATATAAGTATTTCAAATTATAAATCCATTAATAATATTATTTCTGGGTTACAGATTGGAATAAGTAATTTGCAGGGCGATTTTGATAAATCAATAAATATTAATGTTAATGATATTTACACGGAGAATTCTCAAAGTGGTATTGTTGTTGGAGGTCTGTATTTGAAAAATACAGCCGGAAAAATTTCTGGTGAGATCAAAATTACAAATGCAAAAATTATTGGCTCAAAATTACCAATAAAACTTGGGCGAAATTATAAAAATGGGCCGATCGTAAAATTTGATAATGTAGTATTTAATAAAACGTCTGGGGATATAGATGAGATTGAATTTAAGAAGTTTAAATATAGAGCTACATCTAGAGAAAATATAAATATTAAGTAA
- a CDS encoding glycosyltransferase translates to MKYDLNCSIEVHSTLKGHTENYSEVIPIVFKQSILSRFLIRIFGDHKANSPKSFPKIVSYFNYLRREKPDYIVVRDVSRYFSLLAAICSRILGIRLIIYSQIIVNQEYSKFRLFSINLVNMLFKSIWISPLEGYVNKEYKIPEKLKFVPFVIPQKKVELLNKERNDVLRLLTIGKFVKRKNLLLLLEAITKLSAKGYKLNLTIIGEVSNEAHKEYYEKVVLFIKERGIDHLTKILVNVSHELMDNYYQASDLFILPATNEPASISVLESIANGVPAICSNDCGTRFYIREGYNGFIFDDNNIDSLIRVLEKYVVSESTIDYKENCLSTYQDLLSSEAFKDILCKEIQKINT, encoded by the coding sequence TTGAAATATGATTTGAACTGCTCTATCGAAGTGCATTCAACTCTTAAAGGACATACCGAAAATTATTCGGAAGTAATTCCAATTGTATTTAAACAAAGTATTCTTTCTAGATTTTTAATTCGCATTTTTGGTGATCATAAAGCAAACTCTCCCAAATCTTTTCCAAAAATTGTTTCTTATTTCAATTATTTAAGAAGAGAAAAGCCTGACTATATTGTAGTTAGGGATGTTTCTCGATATTTTTCTTTACTTGCTGCGATATGTTCAAGAATTTTAGGTATTAGGCTTATTATCTATTCTCAAATTATTGTAAATCAAGAGTATTCTAAATTTAGACTTTTCAGTATTAATTTAGTAAATATGTTATTTAAATCAATTTGGATATCGCCATTGGAAGGTTATGTAAATAAGGAATACAAAATTCCCGAAAAATTAAAGTTCGTTCCGTTCGTTATACCCCAAAAAAAGGTTGAACTTTTAAATAAAGAAAGAAATGATGTATTGAGGTTGCTAACTATCGGTAAATTTGTAAAGCGTAAAAATTTACTTCTTTTGTTGGAAGCTATAACCAAGCTGTCTGCAAAGGGATATAAATTAAATTTAACAATTATTGGAGAAGTTAGCAATGAAGCGCACAAAGAGTATTATGAAAAGGTTGTACTTTTTATAAAGGAGAGAGGGATTGATCATCTTACAAAGATACTAGTTAATGTCTCACATGAGTTGATGGATAATTATTATCAAGCATCTGATTTATTTATTTTACCAGCGACAAATGAGCCAGCCAGCATATCTGTCTTGGAGTCAATTGCCAATGGTGTACCTGCGATTTGCTCCAATGACTGTGGAACAAGGTTTTACATTCGTGAAGGTTATAATGGTTTTATTTTTGATGATAATAATATAGATAGTCTAATTAGAGTTCTAGAAAAATATGTTGTCAGCGAATCGACCATAGATTACAAAGAAAACTGTCTATCAACTTATCAAGATCTTTTATCATCTGAGGCGTTTAAAGATATTCTTTGTAAAGAAATTCAAAAAATTAACACATAA
- a CDS encoding acyltransferase: MNIRASFHKISSYLILIFKGREEYAKYVGVKIGKKCRIITTKWGTEPFLIDIGDNVTITDGVRFLTHDGSAWLARDNNGRRYLYAKISIGNNVFIGVNSIIMPGVKIEDNVIVAAGSVVTKSIRAGSVVAGVPAKLIGDYKELYQKMIDDYVTEKDMMDVGSYKDRVFGVVKNDFKPFL; encoded by the coding sequence ATGAATATTAGAGCATCATTCCATAAGATATCATCATATCTAATATTAATATTCAAAGGTAGGGAGGAGTATGCTAAGTATGTTGGCGTTAAAATAGGAAAGAAATGTAGGATAATTACAACAAAATGGGGCACCGAACCTTTTCTTATTGATATTGGAGATAATGTAACAATTACAGATGGAGTTCGATTTTTAACTCATGATGGTTCAGCTTGGTTGGCTAGAGATAATAACGGAAGAAGATATTTATATGCAAAGATATCTATAGGTAATAATGTTTTCATTGGTGTTAATTCAATTATAATGCCGGGAGTGAAAATTGAGGACAATGTTATTGTTGCTGCAGGTTCTGTTGTCACAAAATCCATAAGGGCAGGCTCTGTAGTAGCTGGCGTTCCGGCTAAATTAATTGGAGATTATAAAGAATTATATCAAAAAATGATTGATGACTACGTTACAGAAAAGGATATGATGGATGTTGGGTCTTATAAAGATAGAGTGTTTGGGGTAGTAAAAAATGATTTTAAACCTTTTTTATGA